The sequence GAGGCGGGTCCTGCGTCAGCTGTCGACGCCGACCGCTTCCTTGGCCAGGGCGGCCAGCTGGGTCTGCGCGGCGCTGGCCACGTTGGCCCGGGCCTTGTGCGTCTCCTCGTAGCGGATGATCACGTTGATGTCGTGCGGCGTCTTCAGCTGCTTGATCGCCTTGACGGCATCCTGGACCGACAGCGAGTCGTACCCCTTGATCGGCAGCTCGTCGGCGGTCACGTCCCCGAGCTCCTCACGGGCCTCGCGGGCGACGTGGGCGGCGTCCTTGTCGCCCTCGCGCTCGGCGATCCGCTCGGCGCGGCGCAGCGAAGCGGCGCGGCCGACCGTGAGGGTCTCGCGGACGGCGCCGGTGAGGGCGGAGGCGCGGTCACCCACGGCGGAGAACCGCTCGGAGGTCTCCTCGCCGGCGTGACGCACCGTGTCGACGGCGTTGTTCACCGTGTTGGCCCAGAACCGGACCGGCGCGTTGACCGCGCGGGCGACGCCACCGGCCACCTTCTGCACCGGGGTGGGCTGCAGGGCGGCGGGGCCGCCGAGGGCCTCCTCGGCGAGCACCACGGTGAGCCACTCGACGGTGGCCTTGTGGGCGCCGATCAGCTTCTCGGCCAGCTGCTGGGTCTTCGTCTGGCCGGCGGCCTCCGCGAGCACCTTGAGGTACGTGGCGCGGTCGAGCAGCTGGTGCTCGAGCTGCAGGTCGGTGAGGAGCGCCTCCTCGAGCGGGGCAGCCTGCTCGAAGGTCGCCTTGAGCACCGCCGAGAGCCGGCCGATGGCCGGGGTGACGACGTCCGGCACGCCACCGAGCGCACGCAGCTGCTCGGTGATCTCGATGGTGCGGGCGGCGGCGTTGTCGGCGTTCTCGGTGAGCTCCCGGCGCACGGCGTCGGTGCGGGCCTGGGAGATGCGGGTCCGTGCGACCTGCTCCTCGGTCTGCGTGAGCAGGACGAGGGCGCGCAACTGGTTGATCAGCTTGGTGTTGTCGGTCATGAGGGTTGCAGCTCCAGAGATCGAGGATGACCTGACGCTCTGGTACATGCCCCGCATCCCGGGGTGCTAACAACTGCAAGCAGATTGCTAGCAGTGAGCCTGGTCACCCCATCGGGTGACCAGGCCTGGGGGCGCGGCTCAGCCGGCCTCGGCCGGCACCCGCTCCGCCGCGTCCGCCCGCCGGGGGCGGACGTCGAAGCGCAGCACCGGCTGGGTCACGTCGTCGGTGACCTCGTACGGCGGGCGCGGGGCGAGCCGGACCGGGCGGGGCGGCAGCGGTGACGGCGGCATGGTCTTGCCGCAGCCGACGCAGTAACGGCCTCGCTGGTGCACGGCGCCGCAGTGCGCACAGTTCATGAGGACTCCTCGGGCTCGACCGACAGGGACGGTCGGACCCTGACAGCCGCGACCGGCGGTGCGCGCCCCCGTCGGACTGGAGTGACGAGCCGTTACGCGAACGTCATGAACCACACGGTTCCGTATCCGTCAGCGCCCGGTCCAGCGCGGCGCCCGCTTCTCCAGGCGGGCGGCGATCCCCTCCTTGCGGTCCTCGCTGAGGTAGGGGTTGGGGCCGACGTCGAGCCGCAGGCCCTGCCAGAGCGGCAGCTCCAGGGCCTTGACGGCGGTCTCCTTCATCCGGCGGACGGAGACGGGGGCGTTGGCGGCGATCCGGTCGGCCAGGCCGAGCGCCGTCGGCAGCACGTCCTCCGGGTCCACCAGCCGGTTGAGCAGCCCCCAGCGCTGGGCCTCGGCCGCGTCGATCGGATCGCCGGTGAAGAGCATCTCCAGGGCGATGCCCACCGGGATGCGCTTGGGCAGGACGACGGAGCCGAAGTTGGCCCCCATGCCGATCGCGGCCTCGGGCAGCGCGAAGTGGACCGCGGGCGAGGCGATCCGCAGGTCGCAGGCGAGCGCCAGCTCGAAGCCCCCCGCCACGGCCGGCCCGTTGAGCGCGGCGATCACCGGCACCGGCGTCTCGGTGACCACCTCGAACACCGCCCGGGCGGGCCGGTTCATCGGCGGGCGGAACCGCTCGCCGCGCTCGTCCGCCGCGCGGATCTCCTTGAGGTCGAACCCGGCGCAGAACGCCGGGCCGTTGCCCGTGAGCACCACGGCGCGGACGCCGTCCTCGACCACGCGCAGGAACTGCTCGACCAGGTCGGCCTGCACCTCGGTGGACAGGGCGTTGCGCCGCTCGGGCCGGTCGAGGGTGAGAAGCCGGACGTGCCCGCGGTCCTCGACGACCAGGCCGGACTCGTGCCGCTGCGCATCGCTCATGCCCGCACCTTGACCCGGCCGCCGTCCACGGGGCAAGCCGGCCGCGGAACCCGCGCGCGGAGCCGGGGCACGGCCCGCAGGGCCCGGTGCGGAGGCAGCCGGTGGATGCCCGCCCGCGGGGATCACGGCGGTGCCGTCGCCGGCTCCGGAGACGTCGGTCTCCGCTTCCTCCGCGAAGCAGAGACCGACTGTGCACAGGGACCGACCGCCCGGGGCGCGCCCATCGGCAGGACCCCAGCGTGCCGGCACCGGGATCGGCCGCCGGTTCTGCGCTCCCTGGCAACGATCGGCCGCACCCGTCACATCCGCCCCACCCGTCGGCGACCATGGGCGGACCAGTCCGTCCGACCCGGTAGACAGGTGGCATGGAGAGCACCGCCGACATCGAGCTCGGTGATGTCGTCGCGCCGTCGGCGGTCGTCTCCATCGACCTCACCTCCACCCCCGTGCTCAGCTACGCGCTGGCGCACAACCGGCTGCCGGTGGTCTCCCGGCTGGCGCTGACCGCCGACCGGACCCTGCGCGGGCTGACCGTCCGCCTGTCGGTGCGCGACGCCGAGGGCCCGATCGCCCAGGCCGTCGAGCTGCTGGCCGACGTCGACGAGGGCCGCACCACGGTGCTCACCGGCATCGGCCTGGTCATGGACCCCGCCGCGATGCTGCACGTCGAGGAGCAGCGGCCCGGTGTGGTCGACGTCGAGGTCGAACTCGACGGCGTGCTGCTCGGCGAGACCACCGCCCCGGTGCAGGTGCTCGCGGCCAACCAGTGGCTGGCCGCTCCGCTGCCGCTGGCGCTGGAGATGCTCGCCGCGCACGTCATGCCCAACCACCCGGCGATCACCGGGCTGGTCGCCGAGGCCGCCGAGCTGCTGGAGCAGCAGACCGGCAGCGGTGCGATGGTCGGCTACGCGGCCACCGCCGAGCGGGTGGACGAGGTCGTGCAGGCGCTCGCCGAGGCGCTCCGGCGCCGGGGGGTCCGGTACTCCGAGCCGCCGGCCAGCTGGTCCGACCTCGGCCAGCAGGTGCGCTCGCCCGGCGACGTCCTCACCTGGCGCGTGGCCACCCCGCTGGACACCGTCGTCGTCCTGGCCGCCGCGCTGGAGCAGGCCGGCATCCGCCCGCTGCTGTGGCTGGCCGACGGCCATGCATTCCTCGGGTACTGGCGGGAGGAGCGCAGCTCGGAGAGCGCCGCGACCACCGACGCCGCGCCGCTGGTCGACCTGGTCGACCTCGGCCTCGTCGGCCTGGTCGAGACGACGCTGCTCACCGCCTCCGGGCGCCCGGGCGAGGACCTCCACCGCGCCGCCTCCGCCGACTGGCTGGCCGGCGAGCTCGAGCGCATCCTCGGCGTCACCGACGTCCACCGCGCCCGGTGCGACGGCATCCTCCCGCTGCCCGCCCGCGCCCGGACGCCGGACGGGCTGCTGCAGATCGTGGAGTACCGGCCGGCTGAGCACAGCGCCCCGGCGTTCCCGGCCGGTCCGGCGCCGGCGCCGCAGTCGAACCGCCCCGAGGCGCCGCCGCGGGTGCAGCAGTGGAAGAACGCGCTGCTGGACCTGACCCTGCGGAACCGGCTGATCAACTACAGCCACCGCGCCGGGCTGCCCCTGACCGTGCCGGACACCGCGCTGCCGATCCTGGACAACTTCGTCCACGACGGAACCCCGCTGACCCTGCTGCCCGGTGACCAGCTGGCCGCCGTCCAGAAGGAGCGCGGGCTCACCACTGCCCGGGAGCTGCCCGCCGAGCAGCTGACCGAGCTGCTGGTGGAACGGCGGGAGGTGCACGCCGACGTCACCTCCGACGGCTACCTCTCCCGGCTGCGCAACCTCGCCTACCGCGCCAAGACGGTGCAGGAGGAGACCGGCGCCAACAACCTCTACCTGGCCCTGGGCTCGCTGGTGTGGGAGCTCGACGGACGGCCGCTGCGCTCGCCGTTGCTGCTGGTACCCGTCGTCCTCAGCCCGGTCGGGCGCACCGGCTCCTACCGGCTGGCGCTGGACGAGTCGGGGTCGAGCACCCCGAACTACTGCCTGCTGGAGAAGCTGCGCCAGGTGCACGGCCTGGTCGTCCCGGCGCTGAGCGACACCGCGGAGAGCACGCCGGAGCTGGAGCGGGCGCTGGAGGCCATGCGGGTCGGCCTCGTCGGCCACGGCCTGCCCTACCGGGTCGAGGCGACCGCGGACCTGGCGCTCCTGCAGTTCGCCAAGTACCGGCTGTGGAAGGACCTCGACGAGCACTGGGGCGACTTCGCGCGGAACCCGCTGGTGCACCACCTCGTGCACGAGCCGACCGAGCCCTTCCGGGACCCGGCCCGCGACTCCGGCGGGCACGTCGACCTCGACGAGCTGGCCGGCCGCCTGCCCGTGGCGGCCGACACCTCGCAGCTGCGGGCGATCGCGGAGGCGGGTGCCGGGCGCACCTTCGTGCTCGAGGGCCCGCCCGGCACCGGCAAGTCCCAGACGATCACCAACCTGCTCACCCGGGCGGTCGCCGACGGCAAGCGGGTGCTGTTCGTCGCCGAGAAGCGCGCGGCGCTGGACGTGGTCGCTCGGCGGCTGGACGCGGTCGGCATGGGCATGTTCGCCCTCGACCTGCACGACAAGGGGTCGCGCGCCCCCATGGTGCGGGCGCAGATCCGGCTCGCGCTGGAGCACGCGATCGCCGTCGACGCGGAGGGCCTGGCCGCCGACTCCGAGACGCTGCGCTCGGCCCGCCGCCAGCTGGCCCGCTACGCCGACCGCCTGCACGCCGAGAACGCCGCCGGCCTGTCGCTGTACAGCGCGCGCACCGCCGAGCTGACGGCCGGCACCGACGTCGAGCCGCTCCCGGTGCCGCTGCCGTTCGTCGCCAACGCCCCCGCCGAGGTGCTGACGGCCGTGCGGCGGGCGCTGGCCCTGCTGCCCGACATCGCCGACCTCACCCGCCCGTCGCCGCGGCACCCGTGGGCGTTCGTCGACTCGCCGGAGGTCGACCTGCCCGCGGCCCGCGAGGCGGCCTCCGCCGTCGACGCGGCGGTGCGCGAGCTGGCCTGCCTCCCCGAGCTGGGCGGGGTGCTCCGGCACGCGCGGACCCCGGAGGACCTCGACTCGCTCGTGCACCTGCTGTCCGGCCCCCCGGTGGGCCTCGACGTGCTGGACGAGACGTTCAGCGGCCGGTGGACGACGGCGACCGGCGCGGTCCTCGGCGAGGTCGCGGCGTTCACCGCCTTCCGGCACCCGGGGCTCGACGTCGCCACCCCCGACGTCGTCGGCCTGCCGCTGGCCGGGATCTACGTGTCCGCGCAGACGGCGGCCGCCTCGGGCTGGTGGGGGCGGCGCCGCCGGCTGACCGCCGTCCGGGACCAGCTGGCCGGCTGCCTGCGGCCGGGCGCGAAGGTCCGGCCCCGGGACGTCCCGCTGCTGGTGGAGAACCTGTGGCGGGTGCAGACGGCGGTCTCCGCCATCGCCGGCCGGGTGAACTCCGTGCCCGGCCTCTCCGCGCCCGAGAGCTGGAACCCGTTCACCGACCCCGGCCTGCTCGAGCGCGAGGTCGAGTGGCTGCGCCGCGCCGGCGCCGCCGTCGACGGGTCCTCGGCCTTCCACGTCGCGCTGCGCAAGCTGATCGTGGCCGGGATGCCGACGTCGGCCGGGACCGCTGCCGCCGTCGCCCGGCTGCGCGACGCGGTGACCTCGCTGCTGCAGGTCTGCCGCAGCTCCTCCGACCAGCTGTCGGCCTGGGCCGGGGACGACGGCTTCGTGCTCCGCTGGTCGATGACCCGCCCGGAGCGCGGGGTCGAGAACTCGGTGCTGATGTCGCTGCGCCGCTGGGTGTCCTTCCTCGACACGCTGGAGCCGCTGCGCTACGCGGGCCTGTTCGACGCCCGCACGCTGCTCATCACCGGTGCCGTCGCCGCCGACGACGCGGTGCGCGCGCTCGACCGCGGGCTGGCGTCGGCGTCGGTCGCCGAGCGGCTGGACGCCACCGGGCTGGACGGCTTCGACGAGCAGGCGCACGAGTCGGCGATCGCCCGGTTCACCGCCGCCTCCCGCGCGGTGCGCGAGCACCTGACGCAGGCGCTGCCGGCGGCGGTGCTGGGCTCGCGGCCGTTCGACGCGGCGATGGGCACCGGCCAGGTCGGCGCGCTGCAGCGGGAGCTGGCCAAGCAGCGCCGCGGGCTCGGCGTGCGGCAGCTCCTGGCGCAGTACGGGGACCTGATCACCGCGGTCATGCCGTGCGTGCTCGTGTCCCCCGACTCGGTGGCCCGGTTCTTCCCCGCGACGGCGGGCCAGTTCGACCTGGTGGTCTTCGACGAGGCGTCGCAGATCCGGGTGGCCGACGCCGTCGGTGCGCTGGGCCGGGCCCGCGCCGCCGTCGTCGTCGGTGACTCCAGGCAGATGCCGCCCACGTCGTTCCTGGAGCCGACCACGGCGAGCTGCGACGACTCGGTCGAGGTCGTCGAGACCGCCGTCGAGGACGAGGAGTCGATCCTCAGCGAGTGCGTGCAGGCGGGGGTGCCGCGGCACTGGCTGTCGTGGCACTACCGCAGCCAGGACGAGTCCCTCATCGCCTTCTCCAACGCCCAGTACTACGAGAACCGCCTCTCGTCGTTCCCGGCGCCGACGCACGGCCGGGCATCCGCGGAGCCGGACGGCCGCGGGGTGTCGCTGGTGCGGGTGCCCGGCACCTTCCACCGCTCCGGCGCCGGCCGGCTGCTGCGCACCAACCCGGTCGAGGCCAGCGCGATCGTCGCCGAGATCCGCCGGCGGTTCGACGCGGTCTCCAGGTGGGACGGCATGGGCGTCGTGCCCTCGATCGGCGTGGTCACCTTCAACGCCCAGCAGCGGTCCTACATCGAGGCGCTGCTGCGCGACGCCGACGACGACCGGCTCTCCGCGGCGCTGGACCGCACCGACGGCGAGGGCCTGTTCGTCAAGAACCTGGAGAACGTGCAGGGCGACGAGCGCGACGTCATCTTCTTCTCCACGGGCTTCTCCCCCGCCGCCGACGGCACGCTGCCGCTCAACTTCGGCCCGCTCAACCGCCAGGGCGGCGAGCGGCGGCTCAATGTCGCGATCACCCGCGCGCGGCGCCAGGTCGTCGTCTTCTCCTCGTTCGACCCGGCGCAGCTGCGGGCCGAGGAGACCTCCTCGGTCGGCATCAAGCACCTGCGCGCCTACCTCGACATGGCCGAGCAGGGCACCGACGTGCTCCCCCGCTCGCCGCGGTCGGCCGCCGTGGTCGACCGGCACCGGGAGGAGATCGCGGCGGCACTGCGCGAGCGCGGGCTGGTCGTACGCACCGAGGTCGGCCTCTCCGAGTTCCGGGTCGACCTGTCGGTGAGTCGACCCGGCGACCCGGAGACACCGCTGGTCGCCGTGCTGCTCGACGGACCGGCGTGGGCCCGCCGTGGCACGGTCGGCGACCGCGACGCGGTGCCGGTCGAGGCGCTCGGCGACATGCTGCGCTGGCCGGTCGTGGCGCGCGTCTGGCTGCCGACGTGGCTGGCCGGGCCGGCCGCCGTCGTCGACCGGCTGGTGGCCGCGGTGGACGCTGCTCCCGTGTCGTCGGCCCCGGTGCCCGAGCCGCTGCAGCTGCCGACGGCGGCCGTCGAGTCGTTCAAGGGCGTCGCGGCGCTGCGCTCGTCGGTGACGTCGATGGCCGTGCCCGCGCCCCCTGCCCGCCCGGCGCCGAAGGCCGCAACCGCGAAGAAGCCGGCCGGCTCGGTAGCGCTGGAGGGCGAGACGCCGTTCGTGCCGTGGATCCCGAAGACCGCCGGTGAGAAGTCGGTGCTCGACGGGCTGCCGGCGTCGAAGGCCGCGCGCGTGGTGCGCCGGGTGATGACCGCCGGGGTGAAGGCGGAGGGGCCGATCCACGTGGACCGGCTGGCCAAGCTGACCGTCGGCGCGTTCGGGCTCAACCGGGCGACCGAGGCGCGCAAGCAGGTGCTGCTGTCGCTGCTGCCGCCCTCGGCCGTCGACGGCGACCACCTGTGGCCCGAGGGCGTCGACCGCGCCACCTGGACCGGGTTCCGCCGGCAGGTGTCGAGCACCGACCGGCCGATCGAGCACGTGGCGCCGGAGGAGATCGCCAACGCGATGGCCGCGCTGTGCCGGGCCGCCGCGGGGATGCACCGCGACGAGCTGCTCACCGCCACCGCCACGGTGTTCGGCTACAAGCGCCGGGCCGCCTCGTCGATCCCGGTGCTGGAGAAGGCGCTGGCGTCCGCGCTCGACGCCGGCCGGCTCACCGAGAAATCGGGCGTGATCACCGGCTGAGCCCGCCGCCCGCTCGGCCGTCGCTGCTGCTCCGGCCGCGAGTGCGGAGTTGCTGTCGCCCACCGCGGCGGGTCCGCGCGTGTCGGCGGCAACGACTCCGCACTCGGGGAAGCTGCCCACCCGCACCCGCTCAGCCGACGGTGACCGACCCCGTCCGGTTGGGCACCAGCTCCACCCACGTCGTGCCGGGCGCGAGAGGAACCGGGCTGCCGTCGGGCGCGGTGAGGGCGACCGGCGCGTCGACCTGGCGCCCAGCGTCTTCCCACCGGTGGCGACCAGGGCCTCTCCCCCGCCGACCATCAGCGTCTCGGGCACCGGGTTGCCCGCCGCGTCCAGCGCGCTGGTGTTCACGACGTCGACCCGCAGGACGACGACGTTGGTCCCGCATCGGCGTGCCGTCGGCCTCCACCGCGGGCGTGCCGGCTCCGGCGCGCTGCCCACCGGAGAAGGCGAAGAGCCCGTGCAGCGGCGCGGCGATCGCCGGGTCCATGGGCCGCACCGAGCGCACCGGCCCGATCTCGCCGGGCACCGTGGAGTGGTAGACGGCGACGTAGCGGGTGATGCCGCCCTCGACGACCTCCTCCCAGACCATGTCGCGGCGCCGAGGCCGGTCTGGGGCCGGGCGGCGATGGAGTTCTCGATCTTCACCGCCAGCGCCGGCCGCCCGATGTCGGCGCCGGCGCTGTCCACGCCGGTCAGCGGCACGTGCTCGCTCTCGCGTCGGGGCCGGTGCGGGCTCCGGGCGGGGCCGCTTCCCCACGCTCGGGGAGCCGGAGAGTGCTGCCGCGCCGCCGCACCGGCGGGCTCTGCGTTCGTGCCCAGGCCGTTCCCCGGCGCTCAGGTGCGGGCGACCCCGACCAGGGTGACGTCGTCGGTGCGCGGCGGGTCGAGGATCCGCAGGACGGCGTCGAGCAGCGCCTGCGGCTCCACCGGCCCGCAGGCGACGGCGTTCCGCAGGTCCTCCAGCCCGGTGGCCAGGCCACCGGCGCCGCGCTCGACGACCCCGTCGCTGAACAGCAGCAGGCGGTCGTCGCCGGCGAGGGTCAGCCGCGTCTCGCGGTAGCCGGCGACATCGAGCAGGCCCAGCGCCGGCCCGCGCCCCTCGTGCAGGAAGCGGACGCCGTCGGCCGTGGCGTGCAGCACCGGCGGATGACCGGCGTTGGCGACGGCGACCTCGCCGGTCGCCGGGTCCAGCTCGACGACGACGGCGGTCGCGAGCTCACCGGGCAGCAGCGCCCCGATGACCTGGTTGAGGCCGTCGAGCGCGGCCGCCGGACCGCTCGCGCGCAGCAGGTGGGCGCGGAGCGCGTGCCGAAGCTGCGCGGTGATCGCGGCGGCAGCGAGGCCGTGGCCGGCGACGTCGCCGAGCACGAGCGACACCCGGCCACCGGGCAGCGGCACCAGGTCGTACCAGTCGCCGCCGACGACGTCGTGCTCGCTGGGCAGGTAGCGGGCGGCGAGGTCCACCCCCGGCACCTCCGGCAGCTCCTCGAGCAGCAGGGTGCGCTGGAGCGCGGTGACGAGGCGGTTGTCCTCGGTGGCGCGGCTGATGACCGTCTCGGTGAGCAGGGCGGCCAGGCCGCGGGCGGCGGCGACCTCGTGCTGGCGCCAGGGCTGCGAGGTCTCCCTGACCGTCTCGCTCCAGGCGGCGAAGGACCGGCGGGGGCTCAACCGCGGCCCGGCCTCGGTCTGCGCCGTCTTCGACGTGTACGGGTTGCCGCCCCAGGTGATCTCGCGCAGCGTCTCCGGCCGGAACCAGGCGACGAAGTCCTCGCTCCCGCCGGCCACCTCGGCGACGAGCACCCCGCTGGCGGTGGACGCGAGGTCGGCGCCCTCCGGCACGACCCGGCTGACCGCGTCGGTGACGGGAACGCCGGCGTCCAGCAGCGCACGGACGAGCGGAACGACGCGGTCGGCCGGCGGGGTGGTGCCCAGCAGGTGCAGCCGGCCGCCCAGCCGGACGGCGGCGCCGGCGGCGGGCAGCAGGTCCAGAGCGGTGGTCGCGCCCTCGGTGAGCGCAGCGGGCAGTGCCCGCGGGCTGCGGCCGACGGCGGCGGCGAGGTCGGCCTGCCGCTGGGCGACCGCCACGACCCCGCTCTGCTCGCCGGCGGACACCAGCGTGGGCAGCAGCAGCGAGGCGGTGCGGCCGAGGAACTCCGCGGCGGTGCGGTCGGGATGGGAGGGCCGGTGCGAGCCGGCGTAGTGGTGGCAGGCGACGAGTCCCCAGAGCCGCCCCCGGTCGATCAGCGAGATCGACATCGAGGCGACCACGCCCATGTTCGCCAGGTACTCCAGGTGCACCGGGGAGACGCTGCGCAGCATCGCGCCGGAGAGGTCCAGCGGGCGGCCGGTCGCCGGCGTCACCGGCGGCTCCAGGGGCACGCGCTGGTACCCGGCGTCGGGGATCAGCCGCATCCAGTTGGTGGTGTAGAGCGCCCGGGCCTGGGCCGGGATGTCGCTGGCCGGGTACCAGAGGCCGAGGAAGGGCTCCAGGTCCGAGCGCCGGTCCTCGGCGACGACCTCGCCGTTCCAGTCGGCGTCGAAGCGGTAGACCATCACCCGGTCGAAGCCGGTGAGCACCCGGACGTCGCGGGCCAGCACGCCGGTCAGCTGGTCGAGCGTGGCGGCGGTCGACATCCGCTGGAGCACCGCCGGCAGGCGGCGGTGCCACGCGGCCCCGGCCTCCCCGGCGCCGGGCACCGGCTCCCACTCGGTGATCAGCAGCCCGTCCGCCCGGTGCAGCGCGACGTCGACGTCGACGCCCGCCACCCGCATGCGCAGCGGGTTCACCTCGGCGAGGTCGCCGCCCAGACCCGCCCGGAGCCGTTCGGCGCCGCCCGGGTCGAGCAGGTCGTCCAGGGACGCGCCGGCCACCGGCCGGCCGAAGAGTGCCGCGGCGTTCGCCGACGCGACGACGACGGCGAGGTCGGGCTCGGAGACCGCCAGCAGCACGCCGTGCGGCTGGACCGCGCCCGGAACCGCGATCGGCTCGTCGGCGCACCGGCCGAGCGCCGCGTCGTCGACGGCGCTCGGCGGACCGGCCGGTCGGCTGGTCATCGCCGCGAGGTCACGTGGCGTCGCGGTCGGCGGTGACGCCGGGGATCTCGCCCGCGGAGTTCACGATGGAGACCACGGACTCGAGCTGCATCAGGTCGATCGGCAGCCGCACGGGCCGGTTGGTGCGCGGTGCGACGACGTGCAGCGTGGCGCCTGCCGCGACGGCCCAGCGGGCGACGGCGACGAGCGTGCGGGCGCCCGACGAGTCGAGGAACACGGTGGGCGTGAGGTCGACGACGACGGCCTCGGGCGAGGAGGCCAGCAGCGCCTCGGC is a genomic window of Blastococcus sp. HT6-30 containing:
- a CDS encoding ferritin-like domain-containing protein, with amino-acid sequence MTDNTKLINQLRALVLLTQTEEQVARTRISQARTDAVRRELTENADNAAARTIEITEQLRALGGVPDVVTPAIGRLSAVLKATFEQAAPLEEALLTDLQLEHQLLDRATYLKVLAEAAGQTKTQQLAEKLIGAHKATVEWLTVVLAEEALGGPAALQPTPVQKVAGGVARAVNAPVRFWANTVNNAVDTVRHAGEETSERFSAVGDRASALTGAVRETLTVGRAASLRRAERIAEREGDKDAAHVAREAREELGDVTADELPIKGYDSLSVQDAVKAIKQLKTPHDINVIIRYEETHKARANVASAAQTQLAALAKEAVGVDS
- a CDS encoding enoyl-CoA hydratase/isomerase family protein, whose translation is MSDAQRHESGLVVEDRGHVRLLTLDRPERRNALSTEVQADLVEQFLRVVEDGVRAVVLTGNGPAFCAGFDLKEIRAADERGERFRPPMNRPARAVFEVVTETPVPVIAALNGPAVAGGFELALACDLRIASPAVHFALPEAAIGMGANFGSVVLPKRIPVGIALEMLFTGDPIDAAEAQRWGLLNRLVDPEDVLPTALGLADRIAANAPVSVRRMKETAVKALELPLWQGLRLDVGPNPYLSEDRKEGIAARLEKRAPRWTGR
- a CDS encoding DUF4011 domain-containing protein, translated to MESTADIELGDVVAPSAVVSIDLTSTPVLSYALAHNRLPVVSRLALTADRTLRGLTVRLSVRDAEGPIAQAVELLADVDEGRTTVLTGIGLVMDPAAMLHVEEQRPGVVDVEVELDGVLLGETTAPVQVLAANQWLAAPLPLALEMLAAHVMPNHPAITGLVAEAAELLEQQTGSGAMVGYAATAERVDEVVQALAEALRRRGVRYSEPPASWSDLGQQVRSPGDVLTWRVATPLDTVVVLAAALEQAGIRPLLWLADGHAFLGYWREERSSESAATTDAAPLVDLVDLGLVGLVETTLLTASGRPGEDLHRAASADWLAGELERILGVTDVHRARCDGILPLPARARTPDGLLQIVEYRPAEHSAPAFPAGPAPAPQSNRPEAPPRVQQWKNALLDLTLRNRLINYSHRAGLPLTVPDTALPILDNFVHDGTPLTLLPGDQLAAVQKERGLTTARELPAEQLTELLVERREVHADVTSDGYLSRLRNLAYRAKTVQEETGANNLYLALGSLVWELDGRPLRSPLLLVPVVLSPVGRTGSYRLALDESGSSTPNYCLLEKLRQVHGLVVPALSDTAESTPELERALEAMRVGLVGHGLPYRVEATADLALLQFAKYRLWKDLDEHWGDFARNPLVHHLVHEPTEPFRDPARDSGGHVDLDELAGRLPVAADTSQLRAIAEAGAGRTFVLEGPPGTGKSQTITNLLTRAVADGKRVLFVAEKRAALDVVARRLDAVGMGMFALDLHDKGSRAPMVRAQIRLALEHAIAVDAEGLAADSETLRSARRQLARYADRLHAENAAGLSLYSARTAELTAGTDVEPLPVPLPFVANAPAEVLTAVRRALALLPDIADLTRPSPRHPWAFVDSPEVDLPAAREAASAVDAAVRELACLPELGGVLRHARTPEDLDSLVHLLSGPPVGLDVLDETFSGRWTTATGAVLGEVAAFTAFRHPGLDVATPDVVGLPLAGIYVSAQTAAASGWWGRRRRLTAVRDQLAGCLRPGAKVRPRDVPLLVENLWRVQTAVSAIAGRVNSVPGLSAPESWNPFTDPGLLEREVEWLRRAGAAVDGSSAFHVALRKLIVAGMPTSAGTAAAVARLRDAVTSLLQVCRSSSDQLSAWAGDDGFVLRWSMTRPERGVENSVLMSLRRWVSFLDTLEPLRYAGLFDARTLLITGAVAADDAVRALDRGLASASVAERLDATGLDGFDEQAHESAIARFTAASRAVREHLTQALPAAVLGSRPFDAAMGTGQVGALQRELAKQRRGLGVRQLLAQYGDLITAVMPCVLVSPDSVARFFPATAGQFDLVVFDEASQIRVADAVGALGRARAAVVVGDSRQMPPTSFLEPTTASCDDSVEVVETAVEDEESILSECVQAGVPRHWLSWHYRSQDESLIAFSNAQYYENRLSSFPAPTHGRASAEPDGRGVSLVRVPGTFHRSGAGRLLRTNPVEASAIVAEIRRRFDAVSRWDGMGVVPSIGVVTFNAQQRSYIEALLRDADDDRLSAALDRTDGEGLFVKNLENVQGDERDVIFFSTGFSPAADGTLPLNFGPLNRQGGERRLNVAITRARRQVVVFSSFDPAQLRAEETSSVGIKHLRAYLDMAEQGTDVLPRSPRSAAVVDRHREEIAAALRERGLVVRTEVGLSEFRVDLSVSRPGDPETPLVAVLLDGPAWARRGTVGDRDAVPVEALGDMLRWPVVARVWLPTWLAGPAAVVDRLVAAVDAAPVSSAPVPEPLQLPTAAVESFKGVAALRSSVTSMAVPAPPARPAPKAATAKKPAGSVALEGETPFVPWIPKTAGEKSVLDGLPASKAARVVRRVMTAGVKAEGPIHVDRLAKLTVGAFGLNRATEARKQVLLSLLPPSAVDGDHLWPEGVDRATWTGFRRQVSSTDRPIEHVAPEEIANAMAALCRAAAGMHRDELLTATATVFGYKRRAASSIPVLEKALASALDAGRLTEKSGVITG
- a CDS encoding DUF3048 domain-containing protein, translating into MVWEEVVEGGITRYVAVYHSTVPGEIGPVRSVRPMDPAIAAPLHGLFAFSGGQRAGAGTPAVEADGTPMRDQRRRPAGRRREHQRAGRGGQPGARDADGRRGRGPGRHRWEDAGRQVDAPVALTAPDGSPVPLAPGTTWVELVPNRTGSVTVG
- a CDS encoding SpoIIE family protein phosphatase; translated protein: MTSRPAGPPSAVDDAALGRCADEPIAVPGAVQPHGVLLAVSEPDLAVVVASANAAALFGRPVAGASLDDLLDPGGAERLRAGLGGDLAEVNPLRMRVAGVDVDVALHRADGLLITEWEPVPGAGEAGAAWHRRLPAVLQRMSTAATLDQLTGVLARDVRVLTGFDRVMVYRFDADWNGEVVAEDRRSDLEPFLGLWYPASDIPAQARALYTTNWMRLIPDAGYQRVPLEPPVTPATGRPLDLSGAMLRSVSPVHLEYLANMGVVASMSISLIDRGRLWGLVACHHYAGSHRPSHPDRTAAEFLGRTASLLLPTLVSAGEQSGVVAVAQRQADLAAAVGRSPRALPAALTEGATTALDLLPAAGAAVRLGGRLHLLGTTPPADRVVPLVRALLDAGVPVTDAVSRVVPEGADLASTASGVLVAEVAGGSEDFVAWFRPETLREITWGGNPYTSKTAQTEAGPRLSPRRSFAAWSETVRETSQPWRQHEVAAARGLAALLTETVISRATEDNRLVTALQRTLLLEELPEVPGVDLAARYLPSEHDVVGGDWYDLVPLPGGRVSLVLGDVAGHGLAAAAITAQLRHALRAHLLRASGPAAALDGLNQVIGALLPGELATAVVVELDPATGEVAVANAGHPPVLHATADGVRFLHEGRGPALGLLDVAGYRETRLTLAGDDRLLLFSDGVVERGAGGLATGLEDLRNAVACGPVEPQALLDAVLRILDPPRTDDVTLVGVART
- a CDS encoding STAS domain-containing protein, with protein sequence MFFDVELSTVAGRPTLTVRGELDIVTAPQLTDAAEALLASSPEAVVVDLTPTVFLDSSGARTLVAVARWAVAAGATLHVVAPRTNRPVRLPIDLMQLESVVSIVNSAGEIPGVTADRDAT